The following are from one region of the Ptychodera flava strain L36383 chromosome 15, AS_Pfla_20210202, whole genome shotgun sequence genome:
- the LOC139150781 gene encoding uncharacterized protein MCAP_0864-like: MTDDNGKLQYQNSEDSFCLEDLDMEGEDIKKTWLGNLVDKHFEGLINVEWGKTMRSPVRFKFCTEGNDTHKATSFSDAWIHALSAARPESINKMKDLQQFKFTLDGSEGQVTVNVYSSTGTIMFQGHHVDWLSAKLDMLLLAVKERLTLTEGISETCLKEINDTTTEQQTESSTQPSSVNSDSPIPALSLHHLTNIISDHTTQSKSTGNSVSSHKTVANMKKTKQLQNSTPKKSNKENTPSKIPKRQQVTKTNTPSSVKSGSNYNINTQDLATTLSGMFKTVQQIDHKYCELMRNGHNITDIANKLRSFESNLNQQNTHIQQLLKMTEKHHQMYTEIKQTQSSQKASECVDCRDDIKQLDKKINHLNKSIQGLQEMMQQSQTKVDTILQNQQQQQRHFQDTIVEMQKMNDSLLTAQNETEARMKVLIKEKEEKPQHNKGKYQELSTNPFAPLMNAESVHGNPFAREDESSEEQQWKTPRVKFVRKTQTLIVGDSMLKDINPSRVYRNTHVRTLRGSNIPQITSYIQSVSASNINNIVIHAGTNDIDSGIPVEECVNKYSELVQSSKFRIQNGKSIATKMPGCKVLTEVTSRS; this comes from the coding sequence ATGACTGATGACAATGGCAAACTTCAATATCAAAACTCTGAAGACTCTTTTTGCTTAGAAGACCTTGACATGGAGGGGGAAGATATTAAGAAGACTTGGCTTGGTAATTTGGTAGACAAACATTTTGAAGGATTAATCAATGTGGAGTGGGGCAAAACAATGAGGTCACCAGTTCgtttcaaattttgcactgaaGGAAATGACACCCACAAAGCTACAAGTTTTAGTGATGCTTGGATTCATGCTTTATCAGCTGCTAGACCAGAATCTATAAATAAGATGAAAGATCTTCAGCAATTCAAATTCACACTGGACGGATCTGAAGGGCAGGTCACTGTGAATGTTTACAGTTCAACTGGAACTATCATGTTTCAAGGTCACCACGTAGACTGGCTATCAGCTAAGCTAGATATGTTACTGTTGGCGGTAAAAGAGAGACTGACTTTAACAGAGGGGATATCAGAGACATGTCTTAAAGAGATCAATGACACAACCACAGAACAGCAAACCGAATCATCAACTCAGCCATCATCAGTGAACTCTGATAGTCCAATACCTGCCTTGTCATTACATCATTTGACCAACATCATTTCTGATCACACAACACAAAGTAAATCAACAGGCAATTCAGTGTCATCACACAAGACAGTAGCaaatatgaagaaaacaaaacagctgCAAAATTCTACACCGAAGAagtcaaacaaagaaaacacgCCATCCAAGATTCCAAAACGGCAACAAGTAACGAAAACAAATACTCCATCATCAGTAAAATCAGGATCCAACTACAATATAAATACTCAGGATCTGGCAACTACCTTATCAGGCATGTTCAAAACTGTTCAGCAAATTGACCATAAGTATTGTGAACTCATGAGAAATGGGCATAACATCACTGACATTGCAAATAAGTTAAGATCGTTTGAATCAAATCTAAATCAGCAGAACACTCATATACAACAACTTCTGAAGATGACAGAAAAACATCACCAAATGTACACAGAGATAAAACAGACGCAATCATCACAGAAAGCAAGTGAGTGTGTTGACTGCAGAGATGACATCAAGCAACTGGATAAGAAAATTAATCATCTTAACAAGTCTATCCAAGGATTACAGGAAATGATGCAACAATCTCAAACCAAGGTGGATACCATCCTACAAAACCAGCAGCAACAACAGAGACATTTCCAGGACACCATTGTAGAGATGCAAAAAATGAACGACTCACTGCTCACGGCTCAAAATGAAACAGAAGCCAGAATGAAAGTGCTGATAAAGGAAAAAGAGGAGAAGCCTCAACACAACAAAGGGAAATATCAGGAACTATCAACCAACCCTTTCGCACCACTCATGAATGCAGAGAGTGTTCATGGGAATCCATTTGCAAGGGAAGATGAATCATCTGAAGAACAACAGTGGAAAACACCCAGGGTAAAGTTTGTAAGAAAGACTCAGACACTCATTGTTGGTGACTCTATGCTGAAGGATATCAATCCTTCCAGGGTGTACAGGAATACTCATGTGAGAACTCTTAGAGGAAGTAATATTCCTCAAATCACAAGTTATATTCAATCTGTGTCAGCTTccaacatcaataatattgtcaTTCATGCTGGTACTAATGATATTGATAGTGGCATTCCTGTAGAGGAATGTGTAAACAAATATTCTGAGTTGGTTCAG